In Xanthomonas sp. SI, the following are encoded in one genomic region:
- a CDS encoding DUF4034 domain-containing protein — MSWTKHRVLSAFLFIAALTLSTLASSEEIQERTSILDSTKEALKKDDFATLERQAKQFRTQQDRTSSGVWKLSVLHGGVNRYFLIGTYDEATWAEKEQTAKRWIAAYPKSPTARLAYAEWLSRRAWSHRGGGYANTVRPEDWAPFRAGIEATRRYLEDNKKIASSDPEWYVKMESVAKAQQWDDARFQTLIDEAMTRYPEYYEIYFHAIEFYSPKWGGSAADIERFTRMAMERTRAREGKGLYARIYWYASQSVYDERLFSESLARWSTMRAGIDDVLKVYSDEWNLQNFARFACLARDREKAFELIGRVRGPTYIMVWNNEENFQRCKSWALQSVI, encoded by the coding sequence ATGAGCTGGACAAAGCACCGCGTGTTGTCTGCGTTTCTATTTATCGCCGCGTTGACGCTTTCCACGCTGGCATCGAGCGAAGAGATACAGGAACGCACATCGATTCTCGATAGTACGAAGGAGGCACTCAAGAAGGACGACTTCGCAACGCTCGAGCGACAAGCCAAGCAGTTTCGAACGCAGCAGGACCGTACCTCCAGCGGCGTCTGGAAATTGAGTGTGCTGCATGGCGGCGTCAATCGCTATTTCCTCATAGGTACGTACGACGAGGCCACATGGGCGGAAAAGGAACAGACCGCCAAACGCTGGATCGCGGCATATCCGAAGTCTCCGACCGCACGGTTGGCGTACGCGGAGTGGCTGTCCAGACGCGCCTGGAGCCATCGCGGCGGGGGCTATGCGAATACGGTTCGACCGGAGGACTGGGCACCGTTCAGAGCCGGAATCGAGGCGACGAGACGCTATCTGGAGGACAACAAGAAGATCGCATCGTCGGATCCGGAGTGGTACGTCAAGATGGAATCCGTCGCCAAGGCGCAGCAGTGGGACGATGCCCGTTTCCAGACCTTGATCGATGAAGCGATGACGCGGTATCCCGAGTACTACGAGATATATTTCCACGCGATCGAGTTCTATTCGCCAAAATGGGGAGGCAGTGCGGCCGACATCGAACGGTTCACCAGGATGGCGATGGAGCGCACTCGTGCGCGGGAAGGGAAAGGGCTGTACGCACGCATCTATTGGTACGCCTCGCAATCGGTCTACGACGAACGACTGTTCAGCGAGTCGCTTGCGCGCTGGTCGACCATGCGTGCGGGGATCGACGATGTGCTCAAGGTCTATTCGGATGAGTGGAACCTGCAGAATTTTGCCCGCTTCGCCTGCCTCGCTCGCGATCGCGAAAAGGCCTTCGAACTGATTGGACGCGTGCGGGGCCCGACCTACATCATGGTCTGGAACAACGAAGAAAATTTTCAGCGTTGCAAGAGCTGGGCATTGCAGAGCGTCATCTAA
- a CDS encoding EF-hand domain-containing protein, translated as MALRALLAVALSAVIATAGAQVVDSTGSYLQRMDRDGDGRVSLDEYLAWMSYAFDARDLDHDGVLSATELPGGRGKPISRAQHQATLTARFRKQDSNGDGYLSARELAAPPQ; from the coding sequence ATGGCGCTGCGCGCGCTGCTGGCTGTCGCACTCAGCGCTGTGATCGCCACCGCCGGCGCGCAGGTCGTCGACAGCACCGGCAGCTACCTGCAGCGCATGGACCGCGACGGCGACGGCCGCGTCAGCCTGGACGAATACCTGGCCTGGATGAGCTACGCCTTCGACGCCCGCGACCTCGACCACGACGGTGTGCTCAGCGCCACGGAACTCCCCGGCGGCCGCGGCAAGCCGATCAGCCGCGCCCAGCACCAGGCGACTTTGACTGCGCGCTTTCGCAAGCAGGACAGCAATGGCGATGGTTACCTCAGCGCCAGGGAGCTGGCGGCGCCGCCGCAGTGA